A genomic segment from Callithrix jacchus isolate 240 chromosome 8, calJac240_pri, whole genome shotgun sequence encodes:
- the CMA1 gene encoding chymase isoform X1, producing the protein MPLLPLPLLLFFLYSRAETGEIIGGTECKPHSRPYMAFLEIVTSRGPPKFCGAFLIRRNFVLTAAHCAGRSITVTLGAHNITEKEDTWQRIEVVKQFRHPKYNESTFHHDIMLLKLKEKANLALAVGTLPLPPQFNFVPPGRMCRVAGWGRTGVTEPISDTLQEVKLRLMDPQACSHFRDFDHNLQLCVGNPKKTKSAFKVILQLGFFSKTHCSGIRMLLEDGVRSLSASDRVGITGTVCPPMAQDSL; encoded by the exons ATGCCGCTTCTTCCTCTCCCCCTGCTACTCTTTTTCCTGTACTCCAGAGCTGAAACTG GGGAGATCATCGGAGGCACAGAATGCAAGCCACATTCCCGCCCCTACATGGCCTTCCTGGAAATTGTCACTTCCAGGGGTCCCCCGAAATTTTGTGGTGCCTTCCTGATAAGACGGAACTTTGTGCTGACAGCTGCTCACTGTGCAGGAAG GTCTATAACAGTCACCCTTGGAGCCCATAACATaacagagaaagaagacacatGGCAGAGGATTGAGGTTGTCAAGCAATTCCGTCATCCAAAATATAACGAGTCTACTTTTCACCACGATATCATGTTACTAAAG TTGAAGGAGAAAGCCAACCTGGCACTGGCCGTGGGGACACTCCCCCTTCCACCCCAATTCAACTTTGTCCCACCTGGGAGAATGTGCCGGGTGGCTGGCTGGGGAAGAACAGGTGTGACGGAGCCAATCTCAGACACTCTGCAAGAGGTGAAGCTGAGACTCATGGATCCCCAGGCCTGCAGCCACTTCAGAGACTTTGACCACAATCTTCAGCTGTGTGTGGGTAATCCCAAGAAGACAAAATCTGCATTTAAGGTGATCCTCCAACTAGGTTTCTTCTCCAAAACTCACTGTTCAGGGATCAGAATGCTCCTAGAAGATGGGGTCAGAAGCCTATCAGCCAGTGACAGGGTTGGCATCACAGGAACTGTCTGTCCTCCCATGGCCCAAGACAGCCTCTGA